The genomic DNA CATCTACAAACAGGATTTGTGTTCTTGGCTGTTTTCCAAGCAGACGCAACAATGTGTTAAAGATGTTAATGTGTAGCAGCTGCTGAGGGTTGGACAATAACTGTTGAGGACAGCCCAGGACATGCAGCCACTTCATGTCCATTATTTTTAATTGGCCTGGAGTAAACATTCATTCCAGCTCAGATGTAATCTCAACCTCTTCTCTGGTACTCAGGGTAATTCCCAGCTCTATAAGCAGTGGCCACAGTGCATGACCTGACAGTCTGTATGACATCCTAAATAAAATGATAGAGGCAGAGGCTTATTGGCACCTGTGACAGTCAATAGACATAAGACCTCACTGTGCATTTTCTACATAAcgtacatttttattattagaaaaTCTTTTTCATTCGAGAGTCAAAGGATGGCACTGTGCCCTAATATCGGGAGACTTAAGTTTAGATATTTCAAAATAACCGAAATAGCATCATATAAACCAACTATTTTAAGATGAGCGTTATTATTTCAAGTTGGGTAACTTCCGCAGATTAGGAAGACAATTATAAACGTTCAGAATAGCCCGTCTGACGAGATGTAACTCAGAATTACAATGCAgttataatttattataaatgtaattataacaCGCGCAGCGCTTTGTTTCTTGACTTATTCCCGCACAATATATAACAAAATCTGTCTCTCCTTTGTCTCCAAAATCCGCACAGTTGTTAACAAACAAAGAGATTCAGCCAAAGTCTGCATTACCAGAACTGTCAGCAAATGAAGAAACGCAGCAATTTAATTAGAAATAATTATAAAGATGACCTaccaataagaaaaataaaccaACTTCACATGCTCTAATACAGtttttgatttttcttcttttattttattttatcggACTCACCGTATCCCGCCGGCTTGGCTGAGTCGCGCTATGAAACGGTGAAGGGAAAGCGCACCATGGAGAGTCCTCACATCCGCCGGAATAAACGCCCGATCTCCAGGTGATCCAAGTCTCTTCAGATGATGATGAGTACCACTGCTTTCTCATCGAGCCAcgtccccccacccccaccccccatttgtaccaccacccaccacccatccacacatcatctctctctcaccccccccccttcagcaTCATTCCCTATACTCCCTGTGCGTCAGCGCAACCACTCACTGTCTACCCCAAATGACTTTTCATtcagaaatgtttcatttaagAGCGTCACTCACCTTTTAAACAGTCACCCTGTAAGAGAGTTTATGTAAGTGTATTTCTCCAGAAGTTCATTATGATATTGCTTTCCCGAATTTGGTATAAATTCGGGATATTACTTCAGTTTGACtgactttattttgtttgttttgattatACTTAATCAGTTCTGATCAAATGGCTGTTTGAAAGTGTTTTGTTACTTTGGTTATTCTCTCTCCtatttcatattatatatagtttttatgTTACAgctttataattataatgtcCTTATCTTGATCTTCCCAGCAGAGCTAATACACACCATATACTGTGTAGTGTGTAACTATGCTGCAAGTGCTCAAGATGAATTTTCtttctaacattttaaatgaaactgtgtatagtttaatttaactgttctgtttcttttgaacatcatttaaaaaaatatgctctaacctgaataaatgagtgaaGAAACATAATTAATGCAGATGCTTCCACACAGGTGCACAGTATACAATACAATTAAGcaattacagtttttctcagtgGCTTTGGTACATTTCTCAATTGTTCAACCTCCACATCATCTAATCACTTATGCTGCACATCATAAAACCAATTTCTAATTCTTTTGAGCAAATTGCAAATGCTTTGGCACATTCATGCATATTATTATGTACAATTATCTGCTGTTTCCCACATAATCCCATGCttttttatcaaaatgtattatattgacTCCCTGTTGAATAATCTCACCTCCAAAACATCTAGGCATTAGTTCACTGCACAAATCGTCACATGTAGAATGGTTGAACCTGTTATTGtaatctgttgtgtttttatacatttctatTGGACTTGGAGGATTTTTTTGTAACTGTGACAATTGATGAATTGCTCTCAGGTGAGTCTTGACTTTCACTAATGAAGGGGAAGGTGTGAAGTGTTAGATCAACTAATGATCAACCAGTTCTTCGAGCACCACACAGTGTTACAATTTCTGACAAAGGGAGAACTAAAAGGAAATGAACAGAGACAACAGccaggaaaagaagaggagtaAGGCTGCGTGGGGAAGGGCGGGGAGGTAAAACAAAGGAAGAGGTAGAAGAGTCCAAGGACACAGACACATTCCTAATGAAAAGAGCCACAATTCTGGACCATGTTCTCAATCATGACTTTACAATTGAGGCTGGTTGAAGGATGCAGCTGAATGTTTGGAGAATAACTGTGAACAGGTATGTAATGCAACAGTGTgcattgtactgtaatactgtatacttactgtaatGCTTCATGTTATAGTATTTGCATTCTACAGTATACAGGAAACATACTTTATACAATACAATGcatactgttcatatactgtaacacacataTGTACTGTACTGCATTACTGTATTTTTAAGACTACAGAGTTTCAATCAATGCCATCAAATCCTTTAACATTATTTACGTCAGAAAATATTTTACAACAACAGTTATATTGAGATAAACTAAGGATTTTGAGCAAGTCACAGACCTTTACGGGTAATCCATTGTGTAGTAATTGTTTTGAGAAAATCACAGTTTGCACTATTTTGCAAATGTTATGGATGATTTGAGAAATATATCAAAGCGGCTGAAAATAACTGTAACATCCAATCATGCTGTGTGGTGTGTAAAACTGCTGGGCAGGCCAAATTGATTCTGATTTTGTATCAAGATGGCAAGAGAAAAAGATGtaagtgactttgaaagagGGTTTCTGGTTGGGGGCACGGATGGCAAGAGCTTCAGTCACAAAGACTGCTCAGCTGGCTGCTGTTTCAATAGAAACAGCTACTAAAGTGACATCTGCATCTGGGAAAGACATCAGTAAACAGGGTTAGAAATAGTGGTTGACAGTGCACATTTGATGAGTGTGATGCTAtgtaaggaaaaacagaaaagcagctTCCTCAGGTGACTGAGAATGTCATACAGGACATACTCAGACTTTGTCAGCAAGAACAGTCGGTCCACAGTTACATAAAGAGGGACATTATGGCAGGGTTGTAGTGTATAAATCCctcattacaaagatgaatgcacatATGAGAGTTCAGTGGTGCAAAAACCACAGACACTGGTCTACAGAGATGTGGAAAAATATGATATGGTCAGATGAGTCATCATTCATCATATTCTCGTCAAGTGGGCGAGTTCATGTGTAGCGAACAACAAGCAAACGGGTACAGGCCAGAATGCTTGACCCCTGCGGTGAGGGGatctggtggctctgttatgctaTAGGGGGCACTTTActggcatggtttgggttcacTTGCCCCCTTAGAGGAaagggtcactgaatggtttgatgagaacgaaaatgatgtgaatcatatgctgtGGCCCTcgcagtcaccagatctcaacccaattGAACACCTATGTGAGATTTTGAACTGATGTGTTAGACAGCACTCTCCACcaacatcatcaaaacaccaaatgagagaatatcttttggaagaatgacGTTCATTCCTGCGGTAGAGTTCAGAGAGTTAGAGAATTAATGTGAAGAcgcattgaagctgttctgacAGCACGTGGTGGCCATACTTTATGCTGCTTTTTCCTTTgatttgtcacccatctgtataCAGCCTATAAGACTGTCTGCTTTAACTGTAATACATATTGCTCATCTCAGTCAATATACACTTGTTGTTGCCTGAGGCGTAACAGTCAATCGCAATTAATCTGGCGTTGCAATTTCACAAGGGATTTATTATTCAATGCCTTTGCTTTTACACCCTCCCTAgtcccccctccttttttcatCAATTAAGCTATGATGAAGAGATGAAGCAGACACAAGctctgaaacacacacgcacacacacacatgactaaACACAGCACAttgatttctgtcttttttggGTTAGGGCTGTAGACAAATCCTCAGTGGAGCCATTTTACTTTTCCAGCTGTATCCAAATATGAAGGCTTTACCTGGGGGCTGCTGCTGGATCTCAGTGAGAGATGTTAAGCCTGCCTGTGAAGTAAACATTTGACTGTTTAAAGTACAGATTTAATCAATCAATGAtgacacttttttattttacaatgcTCCACATCTTTCTACCTGCTGTGGGAGAAAAATCGACTACATCAAGCACACCTCTAAACTCTTTAAAAGTACAATGATTTCAGTAAAAGGCAGTATGTAACATAAATACATGACGATATGATGTATATTTTGTAAGCATGACAAATTTACCATTTTATGGAAGAAAATGTCACAGGTGGGAAGtctttgaaaattgaaaaaacaatTGTCAGTGTTCACAGACACTTAACAACaattaacataacatttatgGAAATGATGTCTCATTATTGTGCATACATGATTGCCCTGCTTTTAAGCATACTATTTTATAGACATAAATACTGCAACAACAGATTAATTACCATGTAATTATGCATTGTTGCACAATTTAATGCAACATTGTAAATAAACACCCCAGATGGAATAGGACAAAGCAATGAAGCAGTGAAATGATGCTGTGGTTCCTTCTGTTCGCTGTGTATTTGCATCTTATTAGGGTGTATCATGCTTATCTGAGACCTGTTGGAAAAGCAATTACCTGTCTGAGCTGCCCACGCGGCAAGGCAGGCTGCTGAGTTTGAAAGATACTGAAATCAATATCTCTTACACTGGAAGAAACATTTCCCATCATGGAGGCAACATGAGATGAACATTCACACTCATGTTGGCATTTACGGTGACATTCACCTTAATTGCATATGAAAAGATTTCCTCTCATATGTTTCTGACAAAATcctctaaaaaaaagaaagaaagatgaaaagcaCAGTTGAAAATCATTGTGCAGACAGCTAACATCATCCTGTATGGCACTGGTTTGTTTGCGCTACTGGAAAATGGTACACAGCTGAtgcaatatattttacattttacatgcCCATTCAAGCTGGAAATAGCCACTTTATGTGTCATGTTGTAATCATATAATCATAGTCTTGAAGTAACTGAGCTGTAGCGATTGCTttagaaaaatgtaataaactgaaggaaaaaaatgagttGACAGTGTGAAATAAAGGTGATGGACGTCGTCACATTGATGAAGTTGCTCATGTAGTATCCTGAAGCAGTCCACCCACGCACAAACTCAACTAACCTGAGCCTCGCACCTGAAATGCGgtttaaacaggaaaaaaagaaaccactTGAGTCATCAGTTGCAATGTACAGAATACCAAAGACATATTGCAACAACTTCCTACAACCCTCCTGTATGACACAGATTAATGAAGGGGTATATAAACAGAGTCTAATGTTATcacatcacttcatcatcagaTTTTTATCACTAAGAGGTGCTTCTATTGTTCTGCACCCCAAATATGAGAATATGCTCTGATTTAATCAAAGTTGAcaaatctgtctgtctcttcttttcctcGGTGAGTTAcatgatgctgatgctgatacTGATTTGCATTCACGAAAGGCAATGTTTTGATCACTGCTTAATGAAGCAAGAAGACAGCCATTAAGATGCAATTCTTTTAACATCTGTGTGATGCACTGAACGTATCATCAAGGCAATGATGTATGTAGGCTGTAACTATTTTAAAAGTTCTTCAAAAGACTTGTTTTCTCCAATAATTCTCtattacactttaaaaacagagCATCCTTTTGTACAAATATATCCACACCCACGTTCCATCTGCAAACGTATCACTGCTCATCATACTGTACGCTCAATATATGAGCAAGAATATAAGTAAACCCACACATCAGACTAATGATTTGCTTTTCCACATGTGGCTTGACAAGCctagaaataaagaaattataTTAGTCTGCGCAagcttattttatattttgaaaagTGTTTGGCTCAGCAGCACCTGTGCACCACCCACATGCCACATTTGATCATCTCTGGAACCCGGCtggtttaaaagtaaaaagcagTGCGACAAGGAGATTGCATGTTGTTCAAGTGGTATAATGGGTCGACCCTTTATTGGGCTTCAGTCATGGTGCAATCCACAATTGCTGTAATGAAGACAGACCTAATTATCAGAGCAGACAGAACTCCACTCTGAACAGGACTCTAATTATGGCCTAAATGCTGCTCTCATACTGTTCAGTGTCATACCCAGAGGTGGAAGGGGCTGAGTGCTGCTGTCTTCTTACCAcgcacttaaacacacacacacacacacacacacacacacacacacacacacacacacacacacacacacacacatgtacccTGAGGGCCCAGGGTGCTCAGCTGTTCTGATGCTCCTCTGTGCAGGCATTATGGTCTAGAGGCAGGGATTATCCAACATGACAACATCCTCTGCTCCCCTATGACCGGTGACAGTCTTATTGCTCATCTGATTAATTAATCACAACTCCAGATGTCACTTGTGTATTGTTATTTGTGTTGTGGAGTACATGGAGCCATTATTTTACGGAAGCGTCCTATTAAAAACCCTAAAGCCCAAATCCGTTTCAGCAAAAAGACCAAAAATACAAATGAGACAATCCAGGGAGTAATATCTGAAGAGACAATATGGGGCAGCGGGGTCACTTGCAGATAGATTGCTCAATCAATGTTCTATTCATTTTGAACAGTAGCACTCAAAAGTTTGGATACACTTTTTCATTCGAGTGATGAGATCTGTTTGACtcatactgtatgaatgtgaaataaTTGCAGATTTATCCGGTCTGGCAGATTGTTTCAAGGCTGAGCAGCAGCtaaattaaatgttatgttCCTGTTGAGTAAGGGTAAGCGGCTTTTGCAGCTACTGACCTTGATTGTAGGTATTGAACATCAGTTAGGAGACAGGATAGATAAGAGGGTATCTTTGGTGTACAAAGGAATATGCACCGGCGATGCAGCCTTGGTGCTGACTAATGAGTGTAGCCAACATGCAGTCACACAGCACAAACAGATATGAGCAAGGAAACTGGCATATTTAATAAAGCAAAGGGCAAAGTTTACCTCTGTTATTGTCATCAACTGGTACAAGGAGGATGGCAGCATGCGCACACACAAATGTCTGCACAGTCAAGTATTTAAAGAGGCATTGGGTGGCTTATATGATGCCTTTCTTTTGGAAAAGAGGACTTATGTGGGATCCAAATGTACTCCACATTTGTGCACTGCAATTTGCATAACTGATGCACTTTAAAGTagccaataaaagaaaaatatgttttttgaaTCTGCCTAAAACAAAGATGAAATCCAGCTGAATCCAGGGTATTTACAGAGATTATTTCTCACAGAGGTCtagatatatttataaataGGCATCAGAAAATTGaacaagaagagaaaacatACAGAGCAGAACAATGCACAGTGATTCATATTACAAGCACTGCAAAACAACAGGAATAtgaaatacaaatgaataatttTAGGGCTTATATCCCTCAAGAGAGCAATATGATGGCCTTAAACTACAACAATTCAACTGGCAGTCAAGGTCATTGGGCACACTAATGATCACTTGAGACTCACTCTTTTCCAACAAGTACTTTAAAGGCAACAAGAGCGTGTTATTGATGCTGCAGGCACACCTAATAAGAATATGCATTTGCTTTATTATCAACTCACATGGAAGGATTGTGTAGTTCCAGATCATTTACAACCTTGTAGACATTCATCCTTGAATTTAGAGCGCACAGACCTGCCAGAAAGCTCGAATTACAATGAGACACTTTTGTGTTTGGCTTCAGGGACATGCAGATATCTGAATTCTGCCTACAAGAGAATCTATATTTGTCTACGTATGTGACAGTCCAATTTTACACAGACGAGCAAGGCaatgtgaaaaatacatttggaaAAAAGGGTGAAAAAGACAATATTGGGCTACCTAGCACAAcagctttaattattcattttaaggGAATTTATTGTGGGTTTTGAATATTTCACAGGCAGTCTTTCACAGTCCAGGATATTCCTGAGCTTTTCCTAAAGCTTAAAATGTCAGAGATGAAAATGTTCCATCCTAAATAAAAATCCAATTAGATGTAGCAGTCACTGTTATTGGATTATTACTTCATTGGATGGTAAATCAAAGAGACTTAATAAATGTGTCACTTTTGGAGGAAAAATAGCTGATTTAGTGTGTTTCTTTAAATTAGTGTTATGTGATTTTCATCTACTGGACTCACGTTTTATGTTTTGCATTTCTTTCTTCTGAAATAGACAATGTCTGATACAGGATCTCTGTGGCTAAAAACAGCCTCCAGAGGAAGACTCTGTCAGTGTTTCATCTCCTGTtacatgaaaatgtttcaaaaacCTGCAGCCTAGACAGAAACTTCATCTTTTGAGCACACAGTGTGATTACAGAGCCAGCCTGAGAGAGCGCCTCAGGAAATGAACTTCCACACCAAGAGATGACTGTTGAGACCAAGCGGCTGGTCTGCAGTTCACTGTGACCTGGTCACTTTATTGAGACTCGGCAGTACCCTCTAGTGGTTGACATGGTGTGGTGTAAATAGATTTGACAACTTTGTTTTCATGTGaatatactatataatatattatgacGCGATTTTGAGTCGGTCTAGATGAGTTTTTCCTACAATGCAAAACATAGCCTGTAACATTTGATCTCGAAACCACTATGAtggattttctttccttctcttaaCAGTAACATATAAATAAGTATGAAAACAGGGCGCAAAGTGCCAgggaataataaaataaacttttggTAATGGGTATTGTGCAAAAAGcttttaacattaaataaaaactaacacaggaggaggaaactttaaaaaaaaaaaaaaaaaaaaaaaaaaaaaaagaggtacaGATTGTAATCGAGTGTCAGTTAGAAAGAGggtaaagtttgtttttctattgGTCCATTTCTTTTTAAGTGTATGGAATTTGCCAAAAATTATAAACAGTCGGAtttaaaaagctaaaacaataaaataaatcactacCATAAAGCATAGCAGTTGAACCAATAACCATTGGATATAATATTCTGGAATACCTAACATAGAAAACTAAATTAATTCATAGTCAGCTTAAAGCTACATTAATTTTTCACTATATTCTATGTAAACTTTGAATTAGCcctcttttttattaattattttgctaataatacaatatttgtCCACAGTGCCTCTACGATAATGACGTTTCGCTTTGCGCATGCGCACGTGGACAACGCATTGGAAACACGGAAGATCCAGGTCAGGAGACACAAACAACACCCCGCTGTGAAATCTCATCTGAAAGTCGTGTTTTTTATGTAGTACATTCAGGTCTGGTGTTTGTATTTGATCCGGACGATGGCTGCCGTGTCGCTGCTGCTCTTATAGCCTCattgaaaaagtgaaaacagactGAAGATGCCAGCCCGCAACGTTGTTTCCAACGGAAGCCCGAACAGTAGGGTTAGATACTCCAGGTTAGCCACTGATGATGACGGATACATTGATTTACAGGTAAGACAGTCCACCTGGGTATTAAATAGTAATGTCTGTGGTTCTGGAGGAAGGCTCTTTAACTTTGGAGAGCAGAGCAAAGCAGAGTTATTTTAACAAAACCACTCTCAACAGCTGCCACATTGTGAGCAGAGACCAGAGGTCATAGGTCACATTAGGGGCTAATTAgtacttcctcctcctttagGAAAGGGGTTAGGGAGTCCTCCAGCACTTTAATTACACCGGCATAAAACTTGGGGACTACGAATGGTCAAAATTATACAGCAGAGGCCAACATATTTGACTTTCAATGGCTATTGAGATTAGAATCCTACATTTCCCTTAATGCAACGTGACAGGATGTTTGGTTTTGATTCTCATTGCTTAATAAAAGCTCAGAGTCCACTTCGTGCCTCCATCTTTCAAACTCTGTGCCTCAAGGTAGTAGGCTAACACTGACTTTATGTTATGAGTTTGTCGTCTCTTAACGCAAGCTGAGACAACCCTGGTGACACTGTATGGGGCATTTTCTCACACTTGACTAACATAACTTGACACAACTCCTCCAGAGACCCCAGAGCTAAATTACCAGAGTACTCTTCATAACTAGTAAACTGAGCCAAGTGTGTAAAATCTGTCAAGCTTGCCTTTAAatcaagggggaaaaaaactttgTTAATGTTCACTTCTGTGTTGAATCACATGTTGGTCTTGCAATGCATGACTAACACATTTACCTCTTCAGATACATGATGCAATGTAACAGACTTCATGGCTCATGAACATCCTTTGATAGAAAATATCTCTAAAGCAGACACAGACTTTCACTTTTCCAAGAATTTTTAATAACTTATGATCCAAACTAATTTTGCCTGCCCAGTTATACTAGTAGAAAAACAGGCAATGCCATGGAAGCCTGCTCTGTTAGAGAAAAGTGatttaatgaaatatttctCCTCCTCTATAGTTCAAAAGGAGCCCACCCAAGGTCCCATATAAAGCCATTGCACTGGCCACAGTCCTCTTCATAATAGGCTCTCTGCTAATCATCATTGGTGCCCTTCTCCTGGCTGGATACTTTGAAGTCACTGTgagtactttaaaaaaaaaagagagagagagttaaataTATTGACCTTTTATTATGTCTTACtgaaatgtttctgtgtctttcaGCACTCCGATCGTACATTCCCTGTCCTCATCATCGGGATCCTTGTCTTCCTGCCAGGAATCTACCACCTACGGATAGCTTACTATGCTTCAAAGGGCTACCCGGGGTACTCCTATGATGATATCCCAGACTTTGATGATTAATAAACATCACAGCTTGAACCACAGCCTTTTTGTGCTTACATGCACTCATATGCTGTATTGCTTGCATTGGTtaaagcagagaaggaaggatgtttAATAGTAAGTAAATGACCTGCATTGCAATTTGAAGGATAGTGATGTTATTCTCATGGGTTTTATGTTTGCATAGGT from Scomber japonicus isolate fScoJap1 chromosome 9, fScoJap1.pri, whole genome shotgun sequence includes the following:
- the tmem230b gene encoding transmembrane protein 230b — encoded protein: MPARNVVSNGSPNSRVRYSRLATDDDGYIDLQFKRSPPKVPYKAIALATVLFIIGSLLIIIGALLLAGYFEVTHSDRTFPVLIIGILVFLPGIYHLRIAYYASKGYPGYSYDDIPDFDD